From the Rhodothalassiaceae bacterium genome, one window contains:
- a CDS encoding dihydrolipoyl dehydrogenase, whose amino-acid sequence MAEDAFDLVVIGAGPGGYVAAIRAAQLKLKTAIVEREHLGGICLNWGCIPTKALLRTAEIAHLAREAGAFGLKLKEPEIDWPAVVRRSRAVAAQLNAGVKTLLKKNGVTTIMGTARLAARHLVVVSDEKGGERRLRARHVILATGARARALPGIEPDGRLIWTYRHALAPETLPKSLVVVGSGAIGSEFASFYADMGAEVTLVELLDRILPQEDAEVSEFVRKRFEKRGIVVRTGTTVKKATPKGDGLAVTLAPAGGGKEETITAARMILAVGITGNVEDLGLEAIGIRVERGHVVVNEWAETGVPGIYAIGDLAGPPWLAHKASHEGIIAVERIAGVKGVHPLRTDRIPACTFTRPQVASLGLTEEKAKEQGIPVRVGRFPLIGNGKALAIGEPEGFVKTVFDAKTGALLGAHMVGPEVTEMIQGFAIAMGLETTEAELIETVFPHPTVSEAMHESVLAAYGRVIHI is encoded by the coding sequence ATGGCCGAAGACGCCTTCGATCTCGTCGTGATCGGTGCGGGCCCCGGCGGCTATGTCGCCGCGATCCGCGCCGCCCAGCTGAAGCTGAAGACCGCGATCGTCGAGCGCGAGCATCTCGGCGGCATCTGCCTCAACTGGGGCTGCATCCCCACCAAGGCGCTGCTCAGGACGGCCGAGATCGCGCATCTTGCGCGCGAGGCCGGTGCCTTCGGGCTGAAGCTGAAGGAGCCGGAAATCGACTGGCCGGCGGTGGTCAGGCGCTCGCGGGCCGTCGCCGCCCAGCTCAATGCCGGGGTCAAGACGCTGCTGAAGAAGAACGGCGTCACCACGATCATGGGCACGGCGCGGCTGGCCGCCCGCCATCTGGTGGTGGTGAGCGATGAGAAGGGCGGCGAGCGGCGGCTCAGGGCCCGCCACGTGATCCTCGCCACCGGGGCGCGGGCGCGCGCGCTGCCCGGCATCGAGCCCGACGGCCGGCTGATCTGGACCTACAGGCACGCGCTGGCGCCGGAGACGCTTCCGAAGTCCCTCGTCGTCGTCGGCTCGGGGGCGATCGGCTCGGAATTCGCGAGCTTCTATGCCGACATGGGCGCGGAGGTGACGCTGGTCGAGCTGCTCGACCGGATCCTGCCGCAGGAGGACGCGGAGGTCTCCGAATTCGTCCGCAAACGCTTCGAGAAGCGCGGGATTGTGGTCAGGACCGGCACGACGGTCAAAAAGGCGACGCCGAAGGGCGACGGGCTTGCGGTCACGCTCGCGCCCGCCGGCGGCGGCAAGGAGGAGACGATCACGGCGGCGCGCATGATTCTCGCCGTCGGGATCACCGGCAATGTCGAGGATCTGGGGCTGGAAGCGATCGGCATCCGCGTCGAGCGCGGCCATGTCGTCGTCAATGAATGGGCGGAGACCGGCGTGCCCGGCATCTACGCCATCGGCGATCTCGCCGGCCCGCCCTGGCTCGCCCACAAGGCCAGCCACGAGGGCATCATCGCGGTCGAGCGCATCGCCGGGGTGAAGGGCGTGCATCCGCTGCGCACCGACCGCATCCCCGCCTGCACCTTCACCCGCCCCCAGGTCGCATCGCTGGGGCTGACCGAGGAGAAGGCGAAGGAGCAGGGCATCCCGGTGCGCGTCGGCCGCTTCCCGCTCATCGGCAACGGCAAGGCGCTGGCGATCGGCGAGCCGGAAGGCTTCGTCAAGACCGTCTTCGACGCGAAGACCGGGGCGCTGCTGGGCGCGCACATGGTGGGGCCCGAAGTCACCGAGATGATCCAGGGCTTTGCCATCGCCATGGGACTGGAGACGACCGAGGCCGAGCTGATCGAGACCGTCTTCCCGCACCCGACCGTCTCGGAGGCGATGCACGAGAGCGTGCTTGCCGCCTACGGCCGCGTCATCCATATCTGA
- the lipA gene encoding lipoyl synthase — MSEVTPIKRERPGPRKPPWIRVKAPTSPAYAETRRLMRRLNLHTVCEEAACPNIGECWAGRHATVMILGEICTRACAFCNVRTGMPGPVDPLEPVHVAEAAAELGLKHIVITSVDRDDLPDGGARQFVRVIEELRARTPETTIEVLTPDFRNKPGALEMVVAARPDVFNHNLETVPRLYPTIRPGARYFHSLRLLARVKELDPAIFTKSGIMVGLGEERQEVLQVMDDMRAADVDFLTIGQYLQPTPRHAPVARYVTPDEFRSYEQIARAKGFLMVSASPLTRSSYHAGEDFARLKAARAERLKAAEEG; from the coding sequence ATGAGCGAGGTCACTCCCATCAAGCGTGAGCGCCCGGGGCCGCGCAAGCCGCCGTGGATCCGCGTCAAGGCGCCGACGTCGCCCGCCTATGCCGAAACGCGCCGGCTCATGCGCCGCCTCAACCTGCACACGGTCTGCGAGGAGGCGGCCTGCCCGAACATCGGCGAGTGCTGGGCGGGCCGGCATGCGACGGTGATGATCCTGGGCGAGATCTGCACCCGCGCCTGCGCCTTCTGCAACGTCAGGACCGGCATGCCGGGGCCGGTGGACCCGCTGGAGCCGGTGCATGTGGCGGAAGCCGCGGCCGAGCTGGGCCTGAAGCATATCGTCATCACCTCGGTGGACCGCGACGATCTGCCCGACGGCGGCGCGCGGCAGTTCGTGCGGGTGATCGAGGAGCTCAGGGCCAGAACGCCCGAGACCACGATCGAGGTGCTCACCCCCGACTTCCGCAACAAGCCTGGGGCGCTCGAGATGGTGGTCGCCGCCCGGCCCGACGTCTTCAACCACAACCTGGAGACGGTGCCGCGGCTCTATCCGACGATCCGCCCCGGGGCGCGGTATTTCCATTCGCTGAGGCTGCTCGCGCGGGTGAAGGAGCTCGATCCGGCGATCTTCACCAAGTCCGGCATCATGGTCGGGCTGGGCGAGGAGCGCCAGGAGGTGCTGCAGGTGATGGACGACATGCGTGCGGCGGATGTCGATTTTCTCACCATCGGCCAGTATCTCCAGCCCACGCCGCGCCATGCGCCGGTGGCGCGCTATGTGACGCCGGACGAATTCCGCAGCTACGAGCAGATCGCGCGCGCGAAGGGCTTCCTCATGGTCTCCGCCTCGCCGCTCACGCGCTCGAGCTATCATGCCGGAGAGGACTTCGCGCGGCTCAAGGCGGCGCGGGCCGAACGGCTGAAGGCGGCGGAAGAGGGCTGA
- a CDS encoding ubiquinone-binding protein: MHRHAERRHLPYPPEAVFDLVADVRRYPEFLPWLRAARVYNERPDGFDADLVVGFKFYTERFTSRVHLERPRRIHVDYIKGPLKYLHNEWRFAPADDGGTIVDFSVEFAFRSPVFEKLMGAVFTEAVHRMVASFEARARELYGPAAPQGRPAWPVDGRRSR; the protein is encoded by the coding sequence GTGCATCGGCATGCCGAGCGCCGGCATCTGCCCTATCCGCCCGAGGCGGTGTTCGACCTCGTGGCCGATGTCCGCCGCTATCCCGAGTTCCTGCCGTGGCTGCGCGCGGCCCGCGTCTACAACGAGCGCCCCGACGGCTTCGATGCGGATCTCGTCGTCGGCTTCAAGTTCTACACGGAACGCTTTACCTCGCGCGTGCATCTGGAGCGGCCGCGGCGGATCCATGTGGACTACATCAAGGGGCCGCTGAAGTATCTCCACAACGAATGGCGCTTCGCGCCGGCGGATGACGGCGGCACCATCGTCGATTTTTCGGTGGAATTCGCATTCCGCTCACCGGTGTTCGAGAAGCTGATGGGCGCGGTGTTCACGGAGGCCGTGCACCGCATGGTCGCCTCCTTCGAGGCGCGCGCCCGTGAGCTCTACGGGCCGGCGGCACCGCAGGGCCGGCCCGCCTGGCCGGTCGACGGCCGCCGCAGCCGGTGA
- the leuB gene encoding 3-isopropylmalate dehydrogenase codes for MTFRILALPGDGIGPEVMAAARRVLNALALKSGWRFSWREELVGGAAIETEGVPLPDRTLEAALEADAVLLGAVGGPAWDGLPGHLRPERGLLQLRRALGVFANLRPIRCHRALADRAPLKAELLRDVDILFVRELTGGLYFGEKGQDGRGAYDVCRYTEEEVARVVRLAARLARGRRSRLTLVDKANVLETSRLWRRVTERILAAEFPDVALDVQLVDAAAMRLIKEPRAFDVIVTENLFGDILTDEASVLAGSIGLIPSASLGEDGAPGLYEPVHGSAPDIAGRGIANPLGMIGSLALMLEWSAGRPDLARIMDEAVARALGDGVLPADLGGEADTAAVTDAVIERLAGVSQPAPAA; via the coding sequence ATGACCTTCCGGATCCTGGCGCTGCCTGGTGACGGCATCGGCCCTGAGGTGATGGCCGCCGCGCGCCGGGTGCTCAACGCGCTCGCGCTGAAATCCGGATGGCGCTTTTCCTGGCGCGAGGAGCTGGTCGGCGGTGCGGCGATCGAAACGGAAGGTGTGCCCCTGCCCGACCGCACGCTCGAGGCCGCGCTCGAGGCGGACGCCGTGCTGCTCGGTGCGGTGGGCGGGCCGGCGTGGGACGGGCTGCCCGGCCACCTGAGACCCGAGCGCGGTCTGCTGCAGCTGCGCCGGGCGCTCGGCGTCTTCGCGAACCTGCGCCCCATCCGCTGCCATCGCGCGCTCGCCGATCGCGCGCCGCTCAAGGCCGAGCTTTTGCGGGACGTCGACATTCTCTTCGTGCGTGAGCTCACCGGCGGACTCTATTTCGGCGAAAAGGGCCAGGATGGCCGGGGCGCCTATGACGTCTGCCGCTACACCGAAGAGGAGGTGGCGCGCGTGGTGCGGCTGGCGGCCCGGCTTGCCCGCGGCCGCCGCAGCCGGCTCACCCTCGTCGACAAGGCCAATGTGCTGGAGACCAGCCGGCTTTGGCGGCGCGTCACGGAGCGGATCCTCGCCGCGGAGTTCCCGGATGTCGCGCTCGACGTCCAGCTCGTGGACGCCGCCGCCATGCGGCTCATCAAGGAGCCGCGCGCCTTCGACGTGATCGTCACCGAGAACCTCTTCGGCGACATCCTGACGGATGAGGCGAGCGTGCTGGCCGGCTCCATCGGCCTCATTCCCTCCGCCTCCCTCGGCGAGGACGGCGCGCCCGGCCTCTACGAGCCGGTCCACGGCTCGGCCCCCGACATCGCCGGGCGCGGCATCGCCAATCCCCTCGGCATGATCGGCTCGCTTGCCCTCATGCTCGAATGGAGCGCTGGGCGGCCCGATCTCGCGCGGATCATGGACGAGGCGGTCGCGCGCGCGCTCGGCGACGGGGTGCTGCCGGCGGACCTGGGGGGAGAGGCGGATACGGCCGCGGTGACCGATGCCGTCATCGAGCGGCTGGCAGGCGTCTCCCAGCCGGCCCCCGCCGCCTGA
- a CDS encoding branched chain amino acid aminotransferase yields the protein MPIAETDWIWMNGRLVPWKEATVHVLSHALHYGSSVFEGIRCYETHLGPRVFRLTDHIRRMYHAARVYGIEIPYDAPALVAAAKEVIRVNDLTSAYVRPIAFKGYGGIGVIGAGCRIDVAIAAFPWGAYLGEEGLKNGIDVCVSSWRRVAPGTVPAGLKMGGNYLSSQLISLEAKSRGFAEGIGLSHDGLVSEGAGENIFVVREGRIYTPPAAASILAGITRHTVITLAREMGIEVIEQPIPREMLYIADELFFTGTAAEVTPIRSVDRIPVGDGSRPITRRIQDAFFGLFDGRTADRWGWLEPLEAEVTPLPQQAAARQAE from the coding sequence ATGCCGATCGCCGAAACCGACTGGATCTGGATGAACGGCCGCCTCGTCCCCTGGAAGGAGGCGACCGTCCATGTGCTGAGCCACGCCCTGCACTACGGCTCCTCCGTCTTCGAGGGCATCCGCTGCTACGAGACGCATCTGGGCCCCCGGGTCTTCCGGCTCACCGACCACATCCGGCGCATGTACCATGCGGCGCGCGTCTACGGGATCGAGATTCCCTATGACGCGCCGGCCCTCGTCGCCGCGGCCAAGGAGGTGATCCGCGTCAATGATCTCACCAGCGCCTATGTGCGGCCCATCGCCTTCAAGGGCTACGGCGGGATCGGCGTCATCGGCGCGGGGTGCCGGATCGACGTCGCGATCGCGGCCTTCCCCTGGGGCGCCTATCTCGGCGAGGAGGGGCTGAAGAACGGCATCGACGTGTGCGTGTCGAGCTGGCGGCGGGTCGCGCCCGGCACGGTCCCGGCCGGGCTCAAGATGGGCGGCAACTATCTCTCCAGCCAGCTGATCTCGCTCGAGGCGAAATCCCGCGGCTTTGCGGAAGGCATCGGGCTGTCCCACGACGGCCTGGTGAGCGAGGGCGCGGGCGAGAACATCTTCGTGGTGCGCGAGGGGCGCATCTACACGCCGCCGGCCGCCGCCTCCATCCTGGCCGGCATCACCCGGCACACCGTGATCACGCTCGCGCGCGAGATGGGGATCGAGGTGATCGAGCAGCCCATCCCGCGCGAGATGCTCTACATCGCCGACGAGCTCTTCTTCACCGGCACGGCCGCCGAGGTGACGCCGATCCGCTCGGTCGACCGGATCCCGGTGGGCGACGGCAGCCGGCCGATCACGCGCCGCATCCAGGACGCCTTCTTCGGCCTCTTCGACGGCCGCACCGCCGACCGCTGGGGCTGGCTCGAGCCGCTGGAGGCCGAGGTCACGCCGCTGCCCCAGCAGGCGGCCGCGCGCCAGGCGGAGTGA
- the leuA gene encoding 2-isopropylmalate synthase translates to MSADVSAADPRPAPERVWIFDTTLRDGEQAPGFSMDFEQKLKLARALADLGVDIIEAGFPAASPGDFKAVETIARTVEGVTVCALARATEGDIRAAGEATRPAARRRIHTFIATSPVHRKDKLKLSQSEVLDRAVKAVRQARELTEEVEFSAEDALRTEPEFLVKIFSAAIEAGARIVNVPDTVGYAMPDDIRRIFRYLRENVPNADKVIFSAHCHDDLGLAVANSLAAIEAGARQVEVALNGIGERAGNAALEEVVMALRTRADHFGVATGVHTRRLYAVSRLLASLTGQPVPRNKAIVGDNAFAHESGIHQDGVLKNVETYEIMRPEDVGVPASQLVLGKHSGRHAFKRRVEALGYSLSDEEIDAAFRAFKELADRKKLVTNADIEGLILGREVKSTGPWRLQALQVAASSGDSKMSTAAVALAHEDGRLVQASALAHGPIEAVFAAIRSATGAQARLIDFSVRSIGAGSDAQGWADVRLDAAGRGAHGSGVDTDIIVASAEAYLDALNRILREDRAGAGAKPRLDPALAAF, encoded by the coding sequence ATGAGCGCAGACGTATCCGCAGCCGATCCTCGCCCCGCGCCCGAGCGGGTCTGGATCTTCGACACGACCTTGCGCGACGGCGAGCAGGCGCCGGGGTTCTCGATGGACTTCGAGCAGAAGCTGAAGCTCGCGCGCGCGCTGGCGGACCTCGGCGTCGACATCATCGAGGCGGGCTTTCCCGCCGCCTCGCCCGGCGACTTCAAGGCGGTCGAGACCATCGCCCGCACGGTGGAGGGCGTGACGGTGTGCGCGCTGGCGCGGGCGACGGAAGGCGACATCCGCGCCGCCGGCGAGGCGACGCGTCCGGCCGCGCGCCGGCGCATCCACACCTTCATCGCGACGTCCCCCGTCCACCGCAAGGACAAGCTGAAGCTCTCCCAGTCGGAGGTGCTGGACCGGGCCGTCAAGGCCGTGCGCCAGGCCCGCGAGCTCACCGAGGAGGTCGAGTTCAGCGCCGAGGATGCGCTCAGAACCGAACCCGAGTTTCTCGTCAAGATCTTCTCGGCGGCGATCGAGGCGGGTGCGCGCATCGTCAACGTCCCGGACACCGTGGGCTACGCCATGCCCGACGACATCCGCCGCATCTTCAGATACTTGCGGGAGAATGTTCCGAACGCGGACAAGGTGATCTTCTCCGCCCACTGCCACGACGATCTGGGGCTGGCGGTCGCCAACTCGCTGGCCGCGATCGAGGCCGGTGCGCGGCAGGTGGAGGTGGCGCTGAACGGCATCGGCGAGCGCGCCGGCAACGCCGCGCTGGAAGAGGTCGTGATGGCGCTGAGGACGCGGGCCGACCATTTCGGGGTGGCGACCGGCGTCCACACCCGCCGGCTCTACGCCGTCTCGCGCCTGCTCGCCTCGCTGACCGGCCAGCCCGTCCCGCGCAACAAGGCGATCGTGGGTGACAACGCCTTCGCGCACGAGTCCGGCATCCACCAGGACGGCGTGCTGAAGAATGTCGAGACCTACGAGATCATGCGGCCCGAGGACGTGGGCGTGCCGGCCTCCCAGCTCGTGCTGGGCAAGCATTCCGGCCGCCACGCCTTCAAGCGCCGGGTGGAGGCGCTGGGCTACAGCCTCTCCGACGAGGAGATCGACGCCGCCTTCCGCGCCTTCAAGGAGCTCGCCGACCGCAAGAAGCTCGTCACCAATGCCGACATCGAGGGGCTGATTCTCGGCCGCGAGGTCAAGTCCACCGGCCCCTGGCGGCTCCAGGCGCTGCAGGTGGCGGCGTCCTCGGGCGACTCCAAGATGAGCACGGCGGCCGTGGCGCTCGCCCATGAGGACGGCCGGCTGGTGCAGGCCTCCGCACTCGCCCACGGCCCGATCGAGGCGGTGTTCGCCGCCATCCGCTCGGCCACGGGCGCGCAGGCGCGCCTCATCGACTTTTCCGTCCGCTCGATCGGCGCCGGCTCCGACGCCCAGGGCTGGGCCGACGTGCGTCTCGATGCGGCCGGGCGCGGAGCCCATGGTTCGGGCGTCGACACGGACATCATCGTCGCCTCGGCCGAAGCCTATCTCGATGCTCTGAACCGGATCCTGCGCGAGGATCGCGCCGGCGCCGGGGCGAAGCCCCGGCTCGATCCCGCGCTGGCAGCCTTCTGA
- the ilvG gene encoding acetolactate synthase has product MRSAAAADGAPLEPPPPRPVRPAAHALVRALEAQGVEVVFGYPGGAIMPVYDALLDARFQHVLTRHEQGAALAADGYARVAGRVGVCLATSGPGATNLVTGLANAFMDSVPVVAITGQVPLALIGTDAFQEVDMFGITLPVVKHSYLVTDPADVPDVVAEAFRIATSGRPGPVLIDLPKDVAQTAIPLPEHPPVALPERPPAPDPAELARAGEMIRRARRPLLYVGGGVALARAVPALRDFMRRSGIPAVATLKGLGAPDPDHPLFLGMLGMHGTRAANLAVQECDLLIALGARFDDRATGRVDGFAPKARIIHFDRDPAEIGKIKGVDLAVLGDLGGALDALDVEELPIGPWQEQVAEWKRLHAFRYDAPGTGVYAPHLLKRLAEKGGNDIIITCDVGQHQMWVAQHCRLPRPEAHLTSGGLGTMGFGIPAGIGALFAEPDATVVTVTGDGSIMMNIQELATLVRYRLPLKILLIDNQSLGMVRQWQDLFFAGKRSQVSLDDNPDFAALARAFGLAARTLDRRERAEAALDWLLAQRGPALLHVKIDPDENVWPLVPPGARNDEMLEGLKGEGR; this is encoded by the coding sequence ATGCGATCGGCGGCGGCAGCAGACGGAGCGCCCCTCGAACCCCCGCCTCCCCGGCCGGTGCGGCCGGCGGCGCATGCGCTCGTGCGCGCGCTGGAGGCGCAGGGGGTGGAGGTCGTCTTCGGCTACCCGGGCGGCGCGATCATGCCGGTCTATGACGCCCTGCTCGACGCCCGTTTCCAGCACGTGCTCACCCGCCACGAGCAGGGCGCGGCGCTGGCCGCCGACGGCTATGCGCGGGTGGCGGGCCGGGTCGGCGTCTGTCTGGCGACATCCGGCCCCGGCGCGACCAATCTCGTCACCGGGCTTGCCAACGCCTTCATGGACAGCGTGCCGGTGGTGGCGATCACCGGCCAGGTGCCGCTCGCGCTCATCGGCACCGACGCCTTCCAGGAAGTCGACATGTTCGGGATCACCCTGCCGGTGGTCAAGCACAGCTATCTCGTCACCGATCCGGCCGACGTGCCCGACGTCGTCGCCGAGGCCTTCCGGATCGCGACGAGCGGCCGCCCGGGCCCCGTGCTGATCGATCTGCCGAAGGACGTCGCGCAGACGGCGATCCCGCTTCCCGAGCATCCGCCCGTCGCGCTGCCGGAGCGGCCGCCGGCGCCCGACCCCGCCGAGCTTGCGCGTGCGGGCGAGATGATCCGCCGCGCCCGCCGGCCGCTGCTTTATGTCGGCGGGGGCGTCGCGCTGGCGCGCGCGGTGCCGGCCCTGCGCGATTTCATGCGCCGCAGCGGCATCCCGGCGGTGGCGACGCTCAAGGGCCTCGGGGCGCCGGACCCGGATCATCCGCTCTTTCTCGGCATGCTCGGGATGCACGGCACCCGCGCCGCCAATCTCGCGGTGCAGGAATGCGACCTGCTGATCGCGCTCGGCGCCCGCTTCGACGACCGCGCGACGGGGCGCGTCGACGGATTCGCGCCGAAGGCCCGGATCATCCATTTCGACCGGGACCCGGCCGAGATCGGCAAGATCAAGGGCGTGGATCTCGCGGTTCTCGGCGATCTCGGCGGGGCGCTGGACGCCCTCGACGTCGAGGAGCTGCCCATCGGCCCCTGGCAGGAACAGGTCGCCGAATGGAAGCGTCTCCACGCCTTCCGCTACGACGCGCCCGGCACGGGCGTCTACGCCCCGCATCTGCTCAAACGCCTCGCCGAGAAGGGGGGCAACGACATCATCATCACCTGCGACGTCGGCCAGCACCAGATGTGGGTGGCCCAGCACTGCCGTCTGCCGCGCCCGGAGGCGCATCTGACCTCCGGCGGGCTCGGGACCATGGGCTTCGGCATCCCCGCCGGGATCGGCGCGCTCTTCGCCGAGCCGGACGCCACCGTCGTCACGGTCACCGGCGACGGCTCTATCATGATGAACATCCAGGAGCTCGCGACCCTCGTGCGCTACCGCCTGCCGCTCAAGATCCTGCTCATCGACAACCAGTCGCTCGGCATGGTCCGGCAGTGGCAGGACCTCTTCTTCGCCGGCAAGCGCAGCCAGGTCTCTCTCGACGACAATCCGGACTTCGCGGCCCTGGCGCGCGCCTTCGGCCTGGCCGCCCGGACGCTGGACCGGCGCGAGAGGGCGGAGGCCGCGCTCGACTGGCTGCTCGCCCAGCGCGGACCGGCGCTGCTGCATGTCAAGATCGACCCGGATGAGAACGTCTGGCCGCTGGTCCCGCCCGGCGCGCGCAACGACGAGATGCTCGAAGGTCTCAAAGGAGAAGGCCGATGA
- the ilvC gene encoding ketol-acid reductoisomerase (NADP(+)): MKIFTDADVKANPLAGARIAVIGYGSQGRAHALNLADSGFDVVVGLRRGGASWQRAKADGLTVAEPREAADGADLIAMLVPDMAQEAVFAESIAPALKPGATLLFAHGFTILYRRIVPPRDIDVILVAPKGPGDLVRREYEQGRGVPCLAAVHQDASGEAFAKALAYARGIGGTRAGVIETSFREETETDLFGEQAVLCGGVSELVIKGFETLVEAGYRPEVAYFECLHELKLIVDLMQEGGLKKMLHFVSETAKYGDFVSGPRVIDEHVKRRMREVLDDIRSGAFARDWILENQAGRPRYHALWEKDLAHPIEKVGAELRARMGWLSADHNEQTARAEEAPAQDPAAA, translated from the coding sequence ATGAAGATCTTCACCGACGCGGACGTGAAGGCGAACCCGCTGGCGGGTGCCCGCATAGCCGTCATCGGCTACGGCAGCCAGGGCCGCGCGCACGCGCTGAACCTCGCCGATTCCGGCTTCGATGTCGTCGTCGGCCTGCGTCGGGGCGGGGCGAGCTGGCAGCGGGCGAAGGCCGACGGGCTGACCGTCGCCGAACCGCGGGAGGCGGCGGACGGGGCGGATCTCATCGCCATGCTGGTGCCCGACATGGCGCAGGAGGCGGTGTTCGCCGAATCCATCGCCCCCGCCCTCAAACCCGGTGCCACGCTGCTTTTTGCCCACGGGTTCACGATCCTCTATCGGCGCATCGTGCCGCCGCGCGACATCGACGTCATCCTCGTCGCCCCGAAGGGTCCGGGCGACCTCGTGCGCCGCGAGTACGAGCAGGGGCGCGGCGTGCCGTGCCTTGCGGCGGTGCACCAGGATGCGAGCGGCGAGGCCTTCGCGAAGGCGCTCGCCTATGCCCGGGGCATCGGCGGCACGCGCGCCGGCGTCATCGAGACGAGCTTCCGCGAGGAGACCGAGACCGATCTCTTCGGCGAGCAGGCGGTGCTGTGCGGCGGCGTCTCCGAACTCGTCATCAAGGGCTTCGAGACGCTCGTGGAAGCGGGATACCGGCCCGAGGTCGCCTATTTCGAATGCCTGCACGAGCTCAAGCTCATCGTCGATCTCATGCAGGAGGGCGGCCTGAAGAAGATGCTCCACTTCGTCTCCGAGACCGCGAAATACGGCGATTTCGTCTCGGGCCCCCGGGTCATCGACGAGCATGTGAAGCGGCGCATGCGCGAGGTGCTCGACGACATCCGCTCCGGCGCCTTCGCGCGCGACTGGATCCTCGAAAACCAGGCCGGCCGGCCGCGCTACCACGCGCTGTGGGAGAAGGATCTCGCGCATCCGATCGAGAAGGTGGGTGCCGAACTGCGCGCGCGCATGGGCTGGCTTTCGGCCGACCACAACGAGCAGACGGCGCGCGCCGAGGAGGCGCCCGCGCAGGATCCGGCGGCGGCCTGA